Proteins co-encoded in one Euleptes europaea isolate rEulEur1 chromosome 1, rEulEur1.hap1, whole genome shotgun sequence genomic window:
- the LOC130486315 gene encoding proton-coupled amino acid transporter 1-like has translation MSTRRLRSDDYNDYSSTEASPDSSPPEGLSGFSSPSSYQRFGEPDGTTWFQTLIHLLKGNIGTGLLGLPLAVKNAGIVMGPISLFVIGIIAVHCMHILVKCAHHFCNKHQKPFVDYGDAVMHGLEASPSAWLRNHSIWGRHIVGFFLILTQLGFCCVYFVFLADNLKQVVSAANATTSSCDGNETMVLAPTMDTRLYILSLLPFVILLVFIQNLKFLSIFSMLANLAMICSLLMIYQYIVRGIPDPSSLTLVAQWKTYPLFFGTAVFAFEGIGVILPLENKMKNPQQFPVILYVGMGLVTVFYITLGALGYLRFGEMIKASITLNLPNCWLYQSVKLLYSFGIFFTYALQFYVPAEIIIPVALAQVPERWALCTNLFLRSSLVCATCLLAILIPRLDIVISLVGSVSSSALALIIPPLLEISTYYSEGMHPATVAKDVVISLLGFIGFVVGTYEALLELIVPTASNATSALQ, from the exons ATGTCTACCAGGAGGTTACGCAGTGATGACTACAATGATTACAGCTCGACAGAAGCTTCTCCTGACAGCAGCCCCCCAGAAGGCTTAAGCGGCTTCTCCTCCCCATCATCCTACCAGCGGTTTGGGGAGCCGGATGGGACGAC ATGGTTTCAAACCTTAATACACCTCTTGAAAGGGAACATCGGTACGGGCCTGCTGGGTCTCCCCTTAGCTGTGAAAAACGCTGGCATTGTG ATGGGCCCTATCAGTTTGTTTGTGATTGGAATAATTGCAGTGCACTGTATGCATATCCTGGTGAAGTGTGCCCACCATTTCTGCAACAA aCACCAAAAACCGTTCGTCGATTATGGGGATGCTGTGATGCATGGGCTGGAAGCCAGCCCCAGCGCCTGGCTCAGGAATCATTCCATCTGGGGAAG gCATATAGTGGGCTTTTTCTTGATTCTCACTCAGCTGGGGTTTTGCTGTGTGTATTTTGTATTCCTAGCTGACAATCTGAAACAG GTGGTATCTGCTGCCAATGCTACAACCAGCTCCTGCGATGGCAACGAAACTATGGTGTTGGCTCCTACCATGGACACCCGGTTATACATCCTGTCCTTGTTGCCATTTGTGATATTGTTAGTCTTCATCCAGAACCTCAAGTTCCTTTCCATCTTCTCTATGCTGGCCAACCTTGCCATGATCTGCAGTCTGCTGATGATATACCAGTATATTGTCAGG GGCATTCCAGACCCTAGCTCCCTGACTCTTGTGGCCCAGTGGAAGACATACCCGCTGTTTTTTGGCACTGCCGTCTTTGCTTTTGAAGGCATTGGAGTG aTACTTCCTCTAGAAAACAAGATGAAGAACCCTCAGCAATTCCCCGTCATCCTCTATGTGGGAATGGGACTTGTCACTGTCTTTTATATCACCCTGGGAGCACTGGGATACTTGCGTTTTGGAGAGATGATCAAGGCCAGCATAACACTCAATCTGCCTAATTGCTG GTTGTATCAGTCTGTCAAGCTGCTCTACTCCTTTGGGATCTTCTTCACGTATGCACTGCAGTTTTACGTCCCTGCAGAAATAATCATTCCTGTGGCTCTGGCTCAGGTCCCTGAACGCTGGGCGCTGTGCACCAATCTGTTCCTGAGGTCATCTCTGGTTTGTGCAACAT GTCTGCTAGCAATTCTGATTCCTCGGCTGGACATTGTCATCTCTCTGGTGGGCTCGGTGAGCAGCAGTGCCCTAGCCCTGATCATCCCGCCCCTTCTGGAGATTTCCACATACTACTCTGAAGGCATGCATCCTGCGACCGTAGCCAAAGATGTGGTGATCAGTCTCCTGGGTTTTATTGGATTCGTGGTGGGGACTTATGAGGCTCTCTTGGAACTTATCGTACCAACAGCTTCCAATGCCACCAGTGCCTTACAGTGA
- the LOC130475723 gene encoding LOW QUALITY PROTEIN: melatonin receptor type 1A-like (The sequence of the model RefSeq protein was modified relative to this genomic sequence to represent the inferred CDS: substituted 1 base at 1 genomic stop codon), with protein MMLRDRDAVSEEVSLLTTILTLAVAVGILGNLRVILSIYQNKKLRTAGNAFVVSLAIADLLAALYPFPLALIAIFHDGWVMGGFHCQASGFLISMSVISSVFNITGIAINRYYHICHSLRSDRLCSYHNTFFYLGLVWALTLLAIMPNLFVESIRYDPXVYSCTFSQSVSPLYTIAVVVIQVLQVRRRVKPGVQPRIKPHDFGNFLTMLVVFVLFAICWAPLNLIAFAVALKPTLDSSIPKRLFTGSYFMAYFNSCLNSVIYGALNHNFRKEYKRIMLALCKLLCRKY; from the exons ATGATGCTCAGGGACAGGGACG ctgtatctgaagaagtgagcctccTCACCACCATCCTCACCCTCGCCGTTGCTGTGGGCATCCTGGGCAACCTCCGGGTGATACTGTCCATCTACCAGAACAAGAAGCTGAGGACAGCAG GGAATGCCTTTGTGGTCAGCCTGGCTATTGCAGACTTGCTGGCCGCTTTGTACCCCTTCCCATTGGCTCTGATAGCCATTTTCCATGATGGCTGGGTGATGGGAGGCTTCCATTGCCAGGCGAGCGGCTTCCTGATAAGCATGAGTGTCATAAGCTCCGTCTTCAACATTACTGGCATCGCCATTAACCGCTATTACCACATCTGCCACAGCCTAAGATCTGACAGACTTTGCTCCTACCACAACACATTCTTCTACTTGGGGCTAGTTTGGGCCCTTACCTTGCTGGCGATCATGCCAAACCTCTTTGTGGAATCCATAAGGTATGATCCATGAGTGTATTCTTGTACGTTTTCCCAATCTGTCAGCCCCCTTTACACCATAGCGGTGGTGGTCATCCAGGTGCTCCAGGTGCGGCGGAGAGTCAAGCCAGGTGTCCAACCCAGAATCAAGCCTCATGACTTCGGGAACTTCCTGACCATGCTTGTAGTTTTTGTGCTCTTTGCTATCTGCTGGGCACCACTAAACCTCATTGCCTTTGCAGTTGCCCTGAAACCAACATTGGATTCCTCCATACCCAAACGGCTCTTCACAGGGAGTTATTTCATGGCGTACTTTAACAGCTGCCTGAATTCTGTGATTTATGGAGCGCTGAATCACAATTTCAGAAAGGAGTACAAGAGAATCATGCTCGCTCTAT GCAAGTTACTCTGCAGAAAATATTAA